One genomic segment of Vibrio sp. SCSIO 43136 includes these proteins:
- a CDS encoding IS3 family transposase (programmed frameshift), translating to MQVTSRRKYSEEFKRNAVKRSLESPDTVKSVAIALGISPKILSKWRATMTTRKKPAKPIPNKGPKKSLAQLEKENRELKKRLEMAEMENEFLKEGESLLRQPKRVRFEHIFKRTKNTLPVRLLCRWLNVSPAGYYKWRNRQQTTREQTNDTLLEFLKKESDDQHCIPGYRKLWEAAIASGFICNKKRVQRLLQSLGYRSIASKRRHGRAPRQEPMMAAYNLLNRQFDVKEPNRVWVSDITQVRCKEGWNYLCIILDLYSRKVVGWSTSRINNADLVIKTLNKAWKSRRPNGEKLMFHSDQGVQYRAFETIRWHRKRKVTISMSGKGNCWDNACSESFFAQYKKEWISNLGELSRQEMTVQSRQYIDSYYNPVRRHGALGGVSPNDFELMN from the exons ATGCAAGTCACATCTCGTAGAAAATACTCAGAAGAATTCAAACGTAATGCTGTTAAGCGATCATTAGAGTCTCCAGATACGGTAAAGTCTGTTGCTATAGCTTTGGGAATTAGCCCTAAAATCTTGAGCAAATGGAGAGCAACGATGACTACTCGAAAAAAGCCAGCTAAACCAATCCCAAACAAAGGGCCAAAAAAATCTCTAGCTCAGCTCGAAAAAGAAAACCGTGAGTTAAAGAAACGCCTTGAAATGGCTGAGATGGAGAACGAATTCTTAAAGGAAG GCGAAAGCTTACTTCGACAGCCTAAAAGAGTAAGGTTTGAACATATTTTTAAGCGGACGAAGAACACCTTACCTGTGCGTTTGCTCTGTCGATGGCTCAATGTTTCTCCAGCGGGTTATTACAAATGGCGTAATCGCCAGCAGACAACACGTGAGCAAACCAATGACACTTTGCTGGAGTTCCTTAAGAAGGAAAGTGATGATCAACACTGCATTCCTGGGTACCGCAAACTCTGGGAAGCAGCGATTGCGAGCGGGTTCATCTGTAATAAGAAAAGAGTTCAACGCTTATTACAAAGCCTGGGGTATCGTTCAATAGCCAGTAAAAGGCGTCATGGCCGAGCACCACGACAAGAGCCGATGATGGCAGCATACAACCTGCTCAATCGCCAGTTTGATGTAAAGGAACCAAACCGTGTCTGGGTATCGGATATCACTCAAGTTAGATGCAAAGAAGGGTGGAACTACCTCTGCATCATTCTTGACTTGTACTCTCGTAAAGTCGTTGGGTGGTCTACAAGCCGTATTAACAATGCGGATTTGGTCATAAAAACCCTGAATAAAGCTTGGAAATCTCGACGTCCAAATGGTGAAAAACTGATGTTCCACTCGGATCAAGGCGTACAGTATAGAGCCTTCGAAACCATACGCTGGCACCGCAAACGCAAAGTCACGATAAGTATGTCTGGTAAAGGTAATTGCTGGGATAATGCTTGCTCAGAGAGCTTCTTTGCCCAATACAAAAAAGAATGGATAAGCAATCTAGGCGAACTGTCTCGACAGGAGATGACCGTTCAAAGTCGACAATATATCGATAGTTATTATAATCCAGTAAGAAGACATGGGGCCCTTGGTGGAGTGAGCCCCAATGACTTCGAGCTAATGAATTAA
- a CDS encoding CTP synthase, translated as MTTNYIFVTGGVVSSLGKGIAAASLAAILEARGLKVTMMKLDPYINVDPGTMSPTQHGEVFVTEDGAETDLDLGHYERFIRTKMTKRNNFTAGRVYADVLRKERRGDYLGATIQVIPHITNAIKDRVIAGSEGHDVAIVEVGGTVGDIESLPFMEAIRQLAVELGRERAMFMHLTLVPYLAAAGEVKTKPTQHSVKELLSIGIQPDILVCRSDRMIPANERKKIALFCNVQEKAVISMKDVDSIYKIPQLIKAQGLDDLVCSRFGITAPEADLSEWEQVIYEEANPTAEVTIGMVGKYIELPDAYKSVNEALKHAGLKNRLSVKIKYVDSQDVETKGDEALADLDAILVPGGFGDRGVEGKILAAKYARENKVPYLGICLGMQVALIEYARNVAGMEGAHSTEFNKDTKYPVVGLITEWVDGEGKVEERTETSDLGGTMRLGSQLCHLEKGTKARELYGSATIHERHRHRYEVNNVLRPELEKAGLKVSGLSADKKLVEMIENPDHPWFVAAQFHPEFTSTPRDGHPLFSGFVAAAGANMRGDFEK; from the coding sequence ATGACGACAAATTACATTTTTGTTACTGGCGGGGTTGTATCCTCTCTAGGTAAAGGTATTGCAGCGGCATCGCTTGCAGCTATTTTAGAAGCTCGTGGTCTTAAAGTGACCATGATGAAGCTTGACCCTTACATCAACGTTGACCCGGGCACAATGAGCCCTACTCAACACGGTGAAGTGTTCGTTACGGAAGATGGCGCTGAAACTGACCTTGACCTTGGTCACTACGAGCGATTCATTCGCACCAAGATGACTAAGCGTAACAACTTCACTGCAGGTCGTGTTTACGCAGACGTTCTACGTAAAGAGCGTCGTGGTGACTACCTAGGTGCAACCATTCAGGTAATCCCACACATCACTAATGCTATCAAAGATCGCGTCATCGCAGGCTCTGAAGGCCACGACGTAGCAATCGTAGAAGTTGGCGGTACGGTAGGTGATATTGAGTCACTACCATTTATGGAAGCAATTCGTCAGCTAGCAGTAGAACTTGGCCGTGAGCGTGCAATGTTCATGCACCTAACGCTGGTTCCTTACCTAGCGGCAGCAGGTGAAGTGAAAACTAAACCGACTCAGCACTCTGTAAAAGAGCTACTGTCTATCGGTATTCAGCCTGACATTCTAGTTTGTCGTTCAGATCGCATGATCCCTGCAAACGAGCGTAAGAAGATCGCTCTGTTCTGTAACGTGCAAGAGAAAGCAGTAATTTCAATGAAGGATGTAGATTCAATCTACAAGATCCCTCAACTAATTAAAGCTCAAGGCCTAGACGACCTTGTATGTTCTCGCTTTGGTATCACAGCGCCTGAAGCTGACCTATCTGAGTGGGAGCAAGTGATCTACGAAGAAGCGAACCCAACGGCCGAAGTAACTATCGGCATGGTAGGTAAGTACATCGAACTTCCAGACGCATACAAGTCTGTGAACGAAGCACTTAAGCACGCAGGTCTGAAGAACCGTCTAAGCGTTAAGATCAAATACGTTGATTCACAAGATGTAGAAACCAAAGGTGATGAAGCGTTGGCAGATTTGGATGCGATCCTTGTACCAGGTGGCTTCGGCGACCGTGGTGTTGAAGGTAAGATCCTTGCTGCAAAATATGCCCGTGAAAACAAAGTACCTTACCTAGGTATTTGTCTAGGCATGCAAGTCGCTCTAATTGAATATGCACGCAACGTTGCTGGCATGGAAGGAGCGCATTCAACAGAATTTAACAAAGACACTAAGTACCCTGTGGTAGGCTTAATCACAGAGTGGGTAGATGGTGAAGGTAAAGTTGAAGAACGTACTGAAACCTCTGACCTAGGCGGTACTATGCGTCTTGGTTCACAGCTATGTCACCTTGAGAAAGGTACCAAAGCTCGCGAACTTTACGGTAGCGCTACAATTCATGAGCGTCACCGTCACCGTTACGAAGTTAACAACGTACTTCGTCCGGAACTTGAGAAAGCCGGCCTGAAAGTATCGGGTCTGTCTGCAGACAAGAAGTTAGTAGAGATGATCGAGAACCCGGATCATCCTTGGTTTGTAGCAGCACAGTTCCACCCTGAGTTCACTTCAACGCCACGAGATGGTCACCCACTATTCTCTGGTTTTGTTGCGGCGGCGGGTGCAAACATGCGCGGCGATTTCGAAAAGTAA
- the mazG gene encoding nucleoside triphosphate pyrophosphohydrolase: MSHPIEQLVAIMAKLRDPEVGCPWDKKQTFESVVPYTIEETYEVVDAIHNQDWDNLKEELGDLLFQVIFYSQMADEKGLFDFSEVVETVNEKLTRRHPHVFSEVEFEDEAAINANWEAEKAKEKFQAGKSEQSVLDSIPASMPALLRATKIQKKVAKHGFDWDSLGPVVEKVQEEIEEVMEEVIQVTPDEDKIESELGDLLFATVNFARHLKKDPEVALSKANQKFANRFFEVEKLVANEGKRLEDCSLKQLDGYWDQVKRVEMRNK; this comes from the coding sequence ATGAGTCACCCAATTGAACAGTTAGTCGCAATCATGGCAAAGCTACGTGATCCAGAGGTTGGATGCCCTTGGGATAAGAAGCAGACGTTTGAGAGTGTTGTGCCATACACCATTGAGGAAACCTATGAAGTGGTCGATGCCATCCATAATCAAGATTGGGATAACCTCAAAGAAGAGTTGGGTGACTTACTGTTTCAGGTGATTTTTTACAGCCAAATGGCCGATGAGAAAGGGTTGTTTGATTTTTCTGAGGTGGTGGAAACCGTTAATGAAAAGCTGACTCGCCGCCACCCACATGTTTTTTCAGAGGTTGAGTTTGAAGACGAAGCCGCCATTAACGCTAACTGGGAAGCAGAAAAAGCCAAAGAGAAATTTCAAGCAGGTAAATCTGAGCAAAGTGTTCTAGACTCAATACCAGCTTCCATGCCCGCACTTTTACGTGCTACAAAGATACAAAAGAAAGTAGCCAAACACGGATTCGATTGGGACTCTTTGGGGCCAGTGGTTGAAAAAGTGCAAGAAGAGATCGAAGAAGTGATGGAAGAGGTCATTCAAGTGACCCCTGATGAAGACAAAATCGAGTCTGAATTGGGAGATTTGTTGTTTGCGACGGTAAATTTTGCGCGACATTTGAAAAAAGATCCTGAGGTCGCTTTGAGCAAAGCGAACCAAAAATTCGCCAATCGATTCTTCGAAGTCGAAAAATTGGTGGCAAATGAAGGAAAAAGGTTAGAAGATTGTTCGCTAAAACAGTTAGATGGATACTGGGACCAAGTAAAACGGGTCGAAATGCGCAACAAATAG
- the eno gene encoding phosphopyruvate hydratase → MSKIVKVLGREIIDSRGNPTVEAEVHLEGGFVGMAAAPSGASTGSREALELRDGDKARFLGKGVLKAVEAVNGAIAEALVGKDAKAQADIDQVMIDLDGTENKSKFGANAILAVSLANAKAAAAAKGMPLFEHIAELNGTAGQFSMPLPMMNIINGGEHADNNVDIQEFMIQPVGAKTLKEGLRIGAEVFHNLAKVLKSKGYSTAVGDEGGFAPNLKSNAEALEVIAEAVAAAGYELGKDVTLAMDCAASEFFDKEAGIYNMKGEGKTFSSEEFNHYLAELASKFPIVSIEDGLDESDWDGFKHQTELLGDKLQLVGDDLFVTNTKILAEGIEKGVANSILIKFNQIGSLTETLAAIKMAKDAGYTAVISHRSGETEDATIADLAVGTAAGQIKTGSMSRSDRVAKYNQLIRIEEALGERAPYNGLKEVKGQA, encoded by the coding sequence ATGTCTAAGATCGTTAAAGTGCTTGGTCGTGAAATCATCGACTCACGTGGTAACCCAACTGTAGAAGCTGAAGTACACCTAGAAGGTGGTTTCGTAGGTATGGCAGCAGCTCCATCTGGTGCATCTACAGGTTCTCGCGAAGCTCTAGAGCTACGCGATGGCGACAAAGCACGTTTCCTAGGTAAAGGTGTTCTTAAAGCAGTTGAAGCTGTAAACGGCGCAATCGCTGAAGCACTAGTTGGTAAAGATGCAAAAGCTCAAGCTGACATCGACCAAGTAATGATCGACCTAGACGGCACTGAGAACAAATCTAAGTTCGGTGCAAACGCAATCCTAGCTGTTTCTCTTGCTAACGCAAAAGCGGCTGCAGCGGCAAAAGGTATGCCTCTGTTTGAGCACATCGCTGAGCTAAACGGCACTGCGGGTCAGTTCTCTATGCCTCTACCAATGATGAACATCATCAACGGTGGTGAGCACGCTGATAACAACGTTGACATCCAAGAGTTCATGATCCAACCAGTTGGCGCGAAGACTCTTAAAGAAGGTCTACGTATCGGTGCTGAAGTATTCCACAACCTAGCTAAAGTTCTTAAGTCTAAAGGCTACAGCACTGCAGTTGGTGATGAAGGTGGTTTCGCTCCTAACCTTAAGTCTAACGCTGAAGCTCTAGAAGTTATCGCAGAAGCTGTTGCTGCTGCAGGCTACGAACTAGGTAAAGACGTAACTCTAGCTATGGACTGTGCAGCATCTGAGTTCTTCGACAAAGAAGCTGGCATCTACAACATGAAGGGTGAAGGTAAGACTTTCTCTTCTGAAGAGTTCAACCACTACCTAGCTGAGCTAGCTAGCAAGTTCCCAATCGTTTCTATCGAAGACGGTCTAGACGAGTCTGACTGGGATGGCTTCAAGCACCAAACTGAACTACTAGGTGACAAGCTTCAACTAGTAGGTGACGATCTATTCGTTACAAACACTAAGATCCTTGCTGAAGGTATCGAGAAAGGCGTAGCTAACTCTATCCTTATCAAGTTCAACCAAATCGGTTCTCTAACTGAGACTCTAGCTGCAATCAAGATGGCTAAAGATGCAGGTTACACTGCAGTAATCTCTCACCGTTCTGGCGAAACTGAAGATGCAACTATCGCTGACCTAGCGGTAGGTACAGCTGCTGGTCAAATCAAGACTGGTTCTATGAGCCGTTCTGACCGTGTTGCTAAGTACAACCAACTTATCCGTATCGAGGAAGCTCTAGGTGAGCGCGCTCCTTACAACGGTCTTAAAGAAGTTAAAGGTCAAGCGTAA
- the relA gene encoding GTP diphosphokinase, translated as MVAVRSAHLTSEEEFELESWVKSLGQDGKTSNKLIKVYRQCEDLLEGNEQAQLLLWRGREMIEILITLSMDKATLVAAQLFPLASSGVMDSEYLQEAYGKEIVKLVEGVDEMAAIGQLNVTMEGSAASSQVDNVRRMLLSMVDDFRCVVIKLAERICNLIEVKKAPDEVRRAAAKECANIYAPLANRLGIGQLKWEIEDYAFRYQHPETYKQIAKQLSERRIVREQYIKDFVDDLTSEMNVSGINAEVSGRPKHIYSIWRKMQKKGLAFDELFDVRAVRIIADKLQDCYGALGTVHTKYKHLPSEFDDYVANPKPNGYQSIHTVILGPEGKTIEIQIRTKQMHEESELGVAAHWKYKEGSSGGRSGYDEKITWLRKLLDWQEEMSDSGEMLDELRSQVFDDRVYAFTPRGDVVDLPMGATPLDFAYHIHSEVGHRCIGAKVGGRIVPFTHKLAMGDQVEIITAKEPNPSRDWLNPTTGFVHSGRARAKINAWFRKQSREKNLEAGREILEAELQKIGATIKDAERYALKRFNVNTADELFVGVGSGDLRINQIVNHINALVNKPTAEEEDQQVLERLQESESKAQAHSRPKKDAVVVEGVDNLMTHLARCCQPIPGDEIKGYITQGRGISVHRADCEQLEELSHHAPERIIDTVWGSGFVGSYIITVRIEALERSGLLKDITTLFANEKVKVSSMKSRNDYKRQISIMDFHLEVTNVDGLSRIMTRIEQIKDVLTVKRLG; from the coding sequence ATGGTCGCAGTAAGAAGCGCACACTTAACGTCAGAAGAAGAGTTCGAACTAGAGTCTTGGGTGAAAAGCTTGGGGCAAGACGGTAAAACCAGCAATAAGCTGATCAAAGTTTACCGTCAGTGCGAAGACTTGCTCGAAGGGAACGAGCAGGCGCAACTTCTGTTATGGCGTGGTCGGGAGATGATTGAAATCTTAATCACGCTATCGATGGATAAAGCAACTTTGGTTGCTGCGCAGCTGTTTCCGTTAGCAAGTTCAGGCGTGATGGATTCTGAATACTTGCAAGAAGCTTACGGTAAAGAGATCGTTAAGTTGGTGGAAGGCGTCGATGAGATGGCGGCTATCGGTCAGCTTAACGTGACGATGGAAGGCTCCGCTGCATCCTCGCAGGTGGATAATGTGCGCCGTATGTTGCTTTCTATGGTGGATGATTTCCGTTGCGTAGTTATCAAGCTTGCCGAGCGTATCTGTAACCTTATTGAGGTGAAAAAAGCCCCAGATGAGGTACGCCGTGCTGCAGCCAAAGAGTGTGCCAACATCTATGCCCCGCTAGCGAACCGCCTTGGCATTGGTCAGTTAAAGTGGGAGATCGAGGATTACGCCTTTCGCTATCAGCATCCTGAGACTTACAAGCAGATTGCCAAACAGCTCTCTGAGCGCCGTATTGTGCGTGAGCAATACATCAAAGACTTTGTTGATGACCTCACTTCCGAGATGAATGTTTCTGGCATCAACGCAGAGGTGAGTGGTCGCCCAAAACATATCTACAGTATCTGGCGTAAGATGCAGAAAAAGGGCTTAGCGTTTGATGAGCTGTTTGATGTGCGGGCGGTGCGTATCATCGCCGACAAGCTTCAAGACTGTTACGGCGCACTAGGTACGGTGCATACCAAGTACAAACACCTACCGAGTGAGTTTGACGACTACGTTGCAAACCCTAAACCTAACGGCTACCAATCTATCCATACGGTGATCTTAGGCCCTGAAGGCAAAACTATTGAAATCCAGATCCGTACTAAGCAGATGCATGAAGAGTCGGAGCTAGGTGTTGCTGCGCACTGGAAATACAAAGAGGGCAGCAGCGGTGGTCGCAGTGGCTATGATGAGAAGATCACTTGGCTGCGTAAACTGCTCGATTGGCAAGAAGAGATGTCAGATTCTGGCGAAATGCTCGATGAGCTTCGAAGCCAAGTATTTGATGACCGTGTCTATGCGTTTACCCCAAGAGGTGATGTTGTTGACCTGCCAATGGGTGCAACACCGCTTGATTTTGCTTACCACATTCACTCTGAAGTGGGTCACCGTTGTATTGGTGCAAAAGTGGGTGGCCGCATAGTGCCATTTACTCATAAATTGGCCATGGGTGATCAAGTTGAAATCATCACAGCCAAAGAGCCTAATCCATCCCGAGATTGGCTAAACCCAACCACAGGTTTTGTACACTCAGGCCGAGCCCGCGCTAAAATTAATGCTTGGTTCCGCAAGCAAAGCCGCGAGAAAAACCTTGAAGCGGGGCGTGAAATTCTAGAAGCCGAACTGCAAAAGATTGGTGCAACGATTAAAGATGCCGAGCGGTATGCGCTGAAGCGTTTTAACGTAAATACTGCCGACGAACTGTTTGTTGGCGTAGGCAGTGGCGACTTGCGCATCAACCAGATCGTTAACCACATTAATGCACTGGTGAACAAGCCAACGGCGGAAGAAGAAGACCAACAAGTACTGGAACGACTGCAAGAGTCGGAAAGTAAAGCACAAGCGCATAGTCGACCTAAGAAAGATGCCGTAGTGGTTGAAGGGGTCGATAATTTGATGACCCACCTTGCTAGATGCTGTCAGCCGATCCCAGGAGATGAAATCAAAGGTTACATCACCCAAGGGCGAGGCATTTCAGTACACCGCGCTGATTGTGAACAACTAGAAGAGCTCAGCCATCACGCACCAGAGCGTATTATTGATACGGTGTGGGGCAGTGGCTTTGTTGGTTCTTATATCATTACGGTACGAATTGAAGCCCTAGAGCGCAGTGGTTTGCTCAAAGACATTACCACCTTGTTTGCTAACGAGAAGGTAAAAGTATCGAGCATGAAGAGCCGTAACGACTATAAACGTCAGATCTCAATCATGGACTTTCATTTAGAAGTCACCAATGTGGATGGCCTATCGCGTATCATGACACGTATTGAGCAGATCAAAGATGTGCTTACCGTGAAACGCTTGGGTTAA
- the ftsB gene encoding cell division protein FtsB: MRIFSIALLALVLGLQYLVWFGKNGELDLASTQADIQIQNEKNANLAQRNDEMYAEIDDLRQGLDAIEERARHQLGMVKSDETFYRIVGDSSANN; the protein is encoded by the coding sequence ATGCGTATTTTCTCCATTGCTCTGTTGGCATTGGTGCTTGGGTTGCAGTATCTGGTCTGGTTTGGCAAAAATGGCGAGCTGGATCTGGCGAGCACTCAGGCTGACATCCAGATCCAGAATGAAAAGAACGCCAATCTTGCCCAGCGCAATGATGAGATGTATGCCGAGATTGATGACCTGCGCCAAGGTCTAGATGCGATTGAAGAGCGTGCTCGGCATCAGCTGGGGATGGTGAAGTCCGATGAGACTTTCTATCGTATCGTTGGTGACTCCTCTGCAAATAACTAG